TTCAAATATACCTGACATTGACCATTTTCTACAGACATCAATAGAGACAAGAGTGaattctatttaataaaggacagGATATAGTTTTCTTACAAAATATAGTaagtcatcaatcatgatccagatcttcttcatctctggttgtccaatccagggagcgtttaaggtgttgttcaccagagtctgactgatgtccaaggtgtgaggactcgtcatgacaaagggaacacagatggactgagagagaaatgaaaataatttataattttatagcAATTATTTCTAATATGTATGCTTGGTAAACTGATAACTCACCAAACCTCCTAAAATGAGGACCAGTTgtataacatctgtgtaggccacagagtagagacctcccatcagggtgtagataatgacaacagcagcagagatccagacacaaagagagaacggcaaatccagaaccacactcatggttcctcctgttTAGAAGTAAAGACAGTCAAGTTTTAGTATGTTTTAGGACACAAGCATTGACTATGTGCAAAATGTTGCTGTATATAATCTTAAACATCTGTAAATATATAATACTTTACCTAAACTAGTGAGTGTTCCATTCACCCAGATGGCATcaataaaaactgaaaggaGACTCATTCCAGCTGTTATTACTTTTCCATACTTGATGTGGAAAGAGTCCAGCATCGTCAGACAGTTTCCTTCTCTCAGTGGTTTGACAAACAGCAGACCTCCTTCATTggaacacaacaaaataatgaagagaaaaaaatcataaacaGGGAGATTTTATTTAAGATGCAACACACAGCAGGTCAGAGAACAATTTTCCTGATAATAATTTGTTATGCTCTTCCTGCTATAACTATTCAATCACATTTGAACTATTGTGAAACTGACTTGAAATTATTACATCTATAAATCATGTGCTGGCTAGACGACAGGAATCTGACAGGTGTTTAAAGTCAGTTGTCTGGAGGTGAAACAGGAGGGTGTCAAGACTCTCTTTTGTTGCCCATACTACCCATGaccacctccctcctccttgACTACATGTATTTCAATTGTTAAATATTCTAACAAGTTATCAATCACAGTTGTCATATTTTCTACTGCTTTATAGTTCAAatatttatacacatacacaaccactcctcctccacctttgCTCTGTTTACACAGTGAAATTTATATACTTTCAGTTTAAAATCCATTCTGCATTGATCCATGTTTCCGATATAGCAATTAATTTTAATGGTTTAATAGATTGCCTTCAATATTCCTTGATATGATTGAAATAACAGCAGGGAATGCTTAAGTTACACCTTCACACAAACACTATTCTACCAGGTGTAGTAACATTCTTACCAATTACAAACGTTGAGCTGTATGACAGGAACAGAACTATCACCCGGATCAGCCCCATGGATGGTGTACACATCATCTCAACACTCCCAACAATGATACTTCCTCCGATCCACGTTGCTACAGGACAGATGAACACATGACTATTCACACTGCATGGCATCAATATTGCATGTCTAAAATACAGGTACTCTATAACAAGGAAAAATCACATAATTGCCAGACAATCTGCCTTTGGAGAACATAATGTTTGTTGACTGTTGGGATGACTGTCATGTCTGGTgttcaaaacaggaagtcagaggaaGGTGTTAATTGCAGAACAAACATGAGATTTATGTTTCTCTAAATTCAAGTTGAATATAATGACATAATAAACTGTAGTGTGAGATTGAAGGATACTCCTGACTCCTGATGTTGTATATACCTTGTCATTTCCCAGAGGCACACTTTGAAAACTTTCTTTCACAAGAGCTACCCTATCAATAAATTATAagtaatgatatttaaaaagaCTGGACAAAGTGGTGCCATTTGCTCTTCATCTGGAGgaacaaaactgaaaatgcTAATGAAAGTTAGTCTGtgcactttaaaaaataaatttgtattttttatgagTCGATGGAGTTTATAAGCATATACTTTAGATACTAATTCTTGTCAGCTgttttctcctcacctgtcatggtgaagacccccaccacctggttaatgctccggtttcccagcaggaccatctccattccagtggctccacttctcttctgtttccttttggacttgaaagaagcccagattccagtcccaagaaccagcaggtagaaaaccaccatcgctatcactcctgggacgttAACAGCCATGATGTCTGATTTGATGTCTTCCCAACTCTCTGAAGTCTGACCATATAATTATAAAGGACAGCCGTACAG
This is a stretch of genomic DNA from Antennarius striatus isolate MH-2024 chromosome 11, ASM4005453v1, whole genome shotgun sequence. It encodes these proteins:
- the LOC137604033 gene encoding high-affinity choline transporter 1-like, whose amino-acid sequence is MVLLGNRSINWVVGVFTMTATWIGGNASVGSVAMMNTPSMGLIRTSESWEDIKSDIMAVNVPGVIAMVVFYLLVLGTGIWASFKSKRKQKRSGATGMEMVLLGNRSINQVVGVFTMTATWIGGSIIVGSVEMMCTPSMGLIRVIVLFLSYSSTFVIGGLLFVKPLREGNCLTMLDSFHIKYGKVITAGMSLLSVFIDAIWVNGTLTSLGGTMSVVLDLPFSLCVWISAAVVIIYTLMGGLYSVAYTDVIQLVLILGGLR